From a single Cyclobacterium marinum DSM 745 genomic region:
- a CDS encoding SDR family oxidoreductase yields the protein MSLENKTAFITGGNTGIGYGIAQALIAEGVNVAITSRSLQRAEEAAKKIKDSVSSKGEIMALELDVKNFEAQKEVVSKVVEKWGKLDFFIANAGVGHFAPIQELSTEHWQDTIDTNLTGVFYGIKASVEALKATEGFFLTISSLAGTNFFAGGAAYNASKFGLTGFTQAVMLDLRNEGIRVSTIMPGSVATGFNDHQVDEKDAWKIQKEDIGEIVVGLFKLDARTLPSKIEVRPSKTAKG from the coding sequence ATGAGTTTAGAAAATAAAACTGCTTTTATTACGGGAGGAAATACGGGTATCGGGTATGGAATTGCCCAAGCTTTGATTGCAGAAGGAGTGAATGTAGCCATCACAAGTAGGTCTCTGCAAAGAGCAGAGGAGGCCGCAAAAAAAATTAAGGATTCCGTTTCCTCCAAAGGAGAAATAATGGCCTTGGAGTTGGATGTTAAAAATTTTGAGGCTCAGAAAGAGGTCGTTAGCAAAGTTGTTGAAAAATGGGGAAAGCTGGATTTTTTTATAGCAAATGCGGGCGTAGGGCATTTTGCGCCTATTCAGGAACTCAGTACAGAACACTGGCAGGATACCATTGATACGAATCTAACAGGTGTTTTTTACGGAATCAAAGCTTCTGTCGAAGCATTAAAGGCCACAGAGGGATTTTTCTTGACCATATCAAGTCTTGCAGGAACTAACTTTTTTGCGGGAGGTGCTGCCTACAATGCCAGTAAATTTGGATTGACAGGTTTTACTCAAGCTGTGATGTTGGATTTAAGGAATGAAGGAATCAGGGTTAGTACCATCATGCCGGGTTCAGTTGCCACCGGATTTAATGATCATCAAGTTGATGAAAAAGATGCCTGGAAAATTCAAAAAGAAGACATTGGAGAAATTGTGGTGGGGTTATTTAAATTGGATGCCAGAACTTTACCTAGTAAAATAGAAGTTAGACCTTCCAAAACAGCAAAGGGATAA
- a CDS encoding sialidase family protein — translation MLNLLFYFISLYLSTLLQIYVPERFNQIVEQDLFVAGEGGYHTYRIPSLLVTGNGTVLAFVEGRKSGQGDTGDIDLLMKKSTDGGRTWSKQVVIWDDGESVCGNPNPVLDEVTGDIHLLLTWNRGDDHEGDIITKKSKDIRRVFVMKSSDNGDSWSAPVDITKTTKNPLWGWYATGPGMGIQIKHGPNKGRLVIPANHSYDDPNGEVRGGPFEYGAHVIFSDDHGVTWELGGSIRPKMNESQLIEMADGKGTLLMNMRSYYGKNRRALSVSKDGGETWSDPVEATSLIEPVCQAAFIRYSWPDEKGKDLVLFSNPSSTKRENMTIKLSKDSGKTWIASKVLNQGPSAYSALAALPNGDILCLYEKGEKNPYEKLVLSHLSLDNMQ, via the coding sequence ATGCTCAATTTACTGTTTTATTTTATTTCCCTTTATTTGTCTACACTATTACAGATTTATGTGCCTGAAAGGTTCAATCAAATTGTTGAGCAGGATCTTTTTGTTGCAGGTGAGGGAGGCTATCATACGTATCGAATACCTTCATTGCTTGTTACAGGAAATGGAACTGTTTTGGCTTTCGTAGAGGGTAGAAAATCAGGTCAGGGAGATACAGGAGATATAGATCTTCTAATGAAAAAATCTACCGATGGTGGGAGAACATGGTCTAAACAGGTAGTGATTTGGGACGATGGAGAATCTGTCTGTGGCAATCCTAATCCTGTCTTAGATGAAGTAACCGGAGACATACATTTACTGCTCACCTGGAATAGGGGAGATGACCATGAAGGAGATATTATTACTAAAAAGAGTAAAGATATCAGGAGGGTTTTTGTAATGAAGTCTTCTGACAATGGAGACAGTTGGTCAGCACCAGTGGATATTACGAAAACAACAAAAAATCCATTGTGGGGCTGGTATGCCACTGGTCCCGGTATGGGGATCCAAATCAAACATGGACCCAATAAGGGTCGCTTGGTAATCCCGGCCAATCACAGTTATGATGACCCCAACGGGGAAGTTAGAGGGGGTCCGTTTGAGTATGGAGCTCATGTAATATTTAGTGACGATCATGGTGTTACCTGGGAATTAGGCGGAAGCATTAGGCCTAAGATGAATGAAAGTCAATTAATAGAAATGGCAGATGGCAAAGGAACACTTTTAATGAACATGAGGTCTTATTATGGTAAAAATAGGAGGGCTTTGTCTGTAAGCAAGGATGGCGGTGAGACTTGGTCTGACCCGGTGGAGGCAACTTCCTTAATTGAACCGGTATGCCAAGCCGCATTTATAAGGTATTCCTGGCCGGATGAAAAAGGAAAAGATTTGGTTTTATTTTCCAATCCGTCAAGCACTAAAAGAGAAAACATGACGATCAAGCTAAGTAAGGATAGTGGTAAAACTTGGATTGCATCTAAGGTTTTGAACCAAGGCCCTTCCGCTTATTCGGCTTTGGCCGCTTTGCCAAATGGAGATATTCTCTGCTTATATGAAAAAGGAGAAAAAAATCCTTACGAAAAGCTAGTGTTGTCACATTTGTCTTTGGATAATATGCAGTAA
- a CDS encoding Gfo/Idh/MocA family protein — MDTSIKRREFMGKAALAGIGLGLATSTLAFGTASVKRNKKVGIIGLDTSHSVAFAKAFNASDAAPDLGGYKVVAAYPHGSKDIKTSVERIPGYIEDVKKLGVEIVDSIASLLDIVDVVLLETNDGRLHLEQALEVFKSGKTVFIDKPIAASLPDAIAIFDAAKKYNVPVFSSSSLRYMENAVAVRNGEIGEVYGADAFSPAKYEATHPDLFWYGIHGVETLYGLMGAGCKTVQRTYTEGADVVVGTWEGGKIGTFRGTRTGKSGYGGRAFGEKGILDMGGYGGYRPLLVEIAKFFDSGKSPISDEETIEIFAFMQAADESKKMNGQAVSLEAVLAKGKREALKIKI; from the coding sequence ATGGACACATCTATTAAAAGAAGAGAATTTATGGGAAAAGCTGCACTCGCCGGGATTGGTCTGGGGCTGGCAACATCTACCCTTGCCTTTGGCACCGCATCTGTTAAAAGGAATAAGAAGGTAGGTATTATAGGATTAGATACTTCACATAGTGTAGCCTTTGCCAAAGCTTTTAATGCTTCTGATGCAGCACCTGATTTGGGTGGCTATAAGGTAGTAGCGGCTTATCCTCATGGTAGTAAGGATATCAAAACTTCTGTAGAAAGAATTCCTGGATACATTGAAGATGTTAAGAAGCTTGGGGTTGAGATCGTGGACTCTATAGCCTCACTTTTAGACATAGTGGATGTTGTTTTGTTGGAAACAAATGATGGTAGGCTTCATTTGGAGCAGGCATTGGAAGTTTTTAAATCCGGAAAGACTGTATTTATTGACAAGCCGATAGCTGCCTCCTTGCCGGATGCTATTGCCATATTTGATGCGGCCAAAAAATACAATGTTCCTGTTTTTTCCAGTAGTTCCTTGAGGTATATGGAGAATGCTGTAGCTGTAAGAAATGGCGAAATTGGTGAAGTTTATGGTGCGGATGCATTTAGTCCGGCTAAATATGAAGCTACTCACCCGGATTTGTTTTGGTATGGGATTCATGGTGTTGAAACCTTGTATGGATTGATGGGCGCGGGCTGTAAAACCGTTCAGAGGACCTATACAGAAGGAGCAGATGTTGTAGTTGGAACTTGGGAAGGTGGTAAAATTGGAACATTTAGAGGGACCAGGACCGGAAAGAGTGGCTATGGTGGAAGAGCTTTTGGAGAAAAAGGCATCCTAGATATGGGAGGATATGGAGGCTACCGACCATTATTGGTTGAGATTGCTAAATTCTTTGACAGTGGCAAGTCGCCCATAAGTGATGAAGAAACGATTGAAATTTTTGCTTTTATGCAAGCAGCGGACGAAAGCAAGAAAATGAACGGTCAAGCTGTTTCTTTGGAAGCTGTTTTGGCAAAAGGTAAAAGAGAAGCATTAAAAATAAAAATTTAA
- a CDS encoding YtxH domain-containing protein, whose amino-acid sequence MKSAKIILGTLAGVAIGVQIGLLIAPEKGKTTRKKLSKKGEGYLKEVNSQFDHLVKGVNEKLDKMNKNIVAVAEETKTKGKNMLAEAKDKTK is encoded by the coding sequence ATGAAATCAGCGAAAATAATTTTAGGAACATTGGCAGGAGTAGCAATAGGCGTACAAATTGGATTGTTGATTGCTCCGGAGAAAGGGAAGACTACCCGCAAGAAGCTGTCTAAAAAAGGTGAAGGATACTTAAAGGAAGTCAACAGTCAATTTGATCATTTGGTCAAAGGAGTAAATGAAAAGTTGGATAAAATGAATAAAAATATCGTTGCCGTAGCTGAAGAAACCAAGACCAAAGGAAAAAATATGCTTGCAGAAGCAAAAGATAAAACCAAGTAA
- a CDS encoding lactonase family protein, producing MAQTSKEIIYVGTYSQNNSKGIYVLEFDRENLTTQIIQTIHDKESPTFLALHPNKKFLYAAYREGKNEQDEAGTVIAYSIAPETGKLTKINSVSSVGASPCHISVDPTGNVVFLSHYKGGNLSTFKVLKNGGLSEATSFIQHTGKSVHPNQTTAHMHAMIPSTDGKWVYASDLGIDQILKYKVDIKKGTVEENPVIFQTSPGSGPRHFVFHPSLPYAYSLEELSNTVSIYSLDKSNGDLSPIGRINMLNDKLHSDYNAGADIHFSKDGLWLYASNRGQDNLVVYQVDPESGWLKTQGHIPSGGVHPRNFKVDEIGDFVFVANMETDNIAIFNVDNKTGMLKATDKNIEIPRPVFIEQLFIK from the coding sequence ATGGCCCAGACATCCAAAGAAATTATCTATGTAGGCACCTATAGCCAAAACAATAGTAAAGGTATTTATGTACTTGAATTTGACAGAGAAAATTTAACTACGCAAATTATTCAAACCATTCATGACAAGGAAAGCCCAACTTTCTTGGCTTTGCACCCCAATAAGAAATTTTTATATGCTGCCTATAGGGAAGGGAAGAATGAACAAGATGAAGCAGGTACTGTAATAGCTTATTCCATTGCTCCTGAGACTGGGAAACTTACAAAAATCAACAGCGTTTCATCTGTGGGGGCTAGTCCCTGCCATATTAGTGTAGACCCCACCGGAAATGTGGTTTTTCTCTCCCACTATAAAGGAGGTAATTTGTCTACATTTAAAGTTTTAAAAAATGGGGGGCTTAGTGAAGCAACTTCATTTATTCAACATACTGGAAAAAGTGTTCACCCCAACCAAACAACAGCTCACATGCATGCCATGATACCATCTACTGACGGCAAATGGGTGTATGCTTCGGACTTAGGGATTGATCAAATTTTGAAATACAAAGTCGATATTAAAAAGGGGACTGTAGAGGAAAATCCAGTAATCTTTCAAACATCTCCGGGATCAGGCCCAAGACATTTTGTTTTCCACCCCAGCCTTCCTTATGCTTACTCATTAGAGGAATTAAGCAACACTGTAAGTATTTACAGCTTGGATAAATCAAACGGTGACTTGAGCCCAATTGGTAGAATCAACATGCTTAATGACAAGCTACATAGCGATTATAATGCAGGTGCTGATATTCATTTTTCTAAAGATGGACTTTGGCTCTATGCGAGTAATCGAGGACAAGACAATTTAGTTGTTTACCAAGTCGATCCGGAAAGCGGTTGGCTTAAAACCCAAGGACATATACCTTCAGGGGGTGTACATCCGAGAAATTTTAAAGTAGATGAAATTGGAGATTTCGTTTTTGTAGCCAATATGGAAACCGATAATATTGCCATCTTCAATGTAGATAACAAAACGGGAATGCTTAAAGCGACCGATAAAAACATCGAAATCCCAAGGCCTGTTTTTATCGAGCAACTTTTTATTAAATAA
- a CDS encoding M16 family metallopeptidase, whose protein sequence is MKIYKPLFFLFLFGLIQPLSFAQENLNSLVPLDEHVKIGQLENGLTYYIQHNPKPENKLELRLALKAGAMQEDDNQLGLAHFVEHMAFNGSEHFEKNELISYLQSIGVAFGSDLNAYTSFDETVYMLPIPTDEEEKLTNGFQVMRDWAGGLLLNTEDIDAERGIVVEEWRTGQGVGQRLRDAYLPVLLHESRYAQRMPIGKMEIIRNAADSLVRKFYKDWYRPDLMAIVAVGDVPTEKVEGLIKTYFSNLKKPENAPAREYYEVPSHKDNFVKIITDEEAPGIQVQLYYKHKAKPSINYSDYKGRILRTMFGGMITQRLDEIRQQEDAPFIFAGARYGNLVKPLDFFTISGVVGPGKLKDGLLSFLTENQRVVDHGFTQSELDRVKRSLLNSAEKSFKEMDKVESRNLVGRYVSHFLNQSFADGPENRYRFYQEIIPQITLEEVNELADELIRNDNIVLIVSAPEKDKESLPKESDLLAVLENATSIQTKPYEEDLLREELMLSKPQPGEVVGRAYNEGVDVTTVTLDNGMKVYFKPTDYKNNEIIFTASSNGGTSLYPLEDHYSANYSGTAINVMGIGDFTPSQLKKVLAGRNVQVTPNISTYSERISGATTPGDLEMTLQLIHLYFTSPRMDRSLWNVFIANQKNQLESAGVNPDFQFNKRVNEIISNGNPRGRGIYTAEQLDSISLDKSLEIYKDRFANAADFNVLFTGNINMEEVLPLITQYLGSLPGDPSKKENFLDLGLTPPHDRKETIKVGMDDKSQVILYFSGETSYDLAKSQQLSYLGEILTIKLIETLREEIGGVYGVGARGSLSRVPKERFNFSVSFPCGPESVEKLTAAVWEQIRKIQEEGPNEADLAKVRETKRLDLEENMKRNGYWHGQLVAAITSGLPLDTVLGAEGRVLGVTASEIKKVANEFIQKPHLLEIIRYPANFQE, encoded by the coding sequence ATGAAAATTTATAAGCCATTATTTTTCTTATTCCTTTTTGGACTCATTCAGCCGCTTAGTTTTGCCCAAGAAAACCTTAATTCTTTAGTCCCTTTGGATGAACATGTAAAGATTGGACAGTTGGAAAATGGCTTAACTTATTACATTCAACACAATCCGAAACCGGAAAATAAACTGGAATTGCGATTGGCTCTTAAAGCTGGGGCCATGCAGGAAGATGATAACCAATTGGGCTTGGCCCATTTTGTCGAGCATATGGCTTTCAATGGATCTGAGCATTTTGAAAAAAATGAGCTAATTAGTTACCTACAATCCATTGGGGTAGCTTTTGGTAGTGATTTAAATGCCTACACCAGCTTTGATGAGACGGTTTACATGTTGCCAATACCCACTGATGAAGAAGAAAAACTGACCAATGGTTTTCAGGTAATGAGGGATTGGGCCGGTGGGCTTCTATTGAATACAGAAGATATCGATGCCGAACGAGGGATAGTAGTGGAAGAATGGAGAACCGGACAAGGTGTTGGGCAGCGGTTAAGAGATGCTTACCTGCCCGTATTGCTACATGAAAGTCGCTATGCACAACGCATGCCAATAGGTAAAATGGAGATTATTAGAAACGCTGCGGATTCTTTGGTTAGAAAATTTTATAAGGATTGGTACCGCCCGGACCTGATGGCCATTGTGGCCGTGGGAGATGTGCCTACAGAAAAAGTTGAAGGACTTATTAAAACGTATTTTTCTAATTTAAAAAAACCGGAAAATGCTCCTGCCCGTGAATATTATGAAGTACCCAGCCATAAAGATAATTTTGTTAAAATTATAACAGATGAAGAGGCACCGGGTATTCAAGTACAATTGTATTACAAGCACAAAGCCAAACCATCAATAAATTACAGTGATTATAAAGGTAGAATCCTTAGAACAATGTTTGGAGGGATGATCACACAACGGTTAGACGAGATAAGGCAGCAAGAAGATGCTCCTTTTATTTTTGCAGGTGCAAGGTATGGCAACCTTGTAAAACCTTTAGACTTTTTTACCATCTCAGGTGTCGTTGGCCCGGGAAAACTTAAGGATGGTTTATTGTCTTTTCTTACCGAAAATCAGCGGGTGGTTGACCATGGGTTTACCCAAAGTGAATTGGATAGAGTTAAAAGGTCCTTATTGAATAGTGCGGAAAAATCTTTTAAGGAAATGGACAAAGTTGAGTCCAGAAATTTGGTAGGAAGGTATGTTTCTCATTTCCTTAACCAAAGCTTTGCAGATGGGCCTGAGAACAGGTATAGGTTTTACCAAGAAATCATCCCCCAAATAACACTTGAAGAAGTCAATGAGTTGGCAGATGAATTGATCAGGAATGACAATATTGTGTTGATCGTATCTGCTCCGGAGAAGGACAAAGAGAGCTTACCCAAAGAAAGTGACCTATTGGCGGTCTTGGAAAATGCAACGAGCATTCAAACGAAGCCTTATGAAGAGGATTTGCTAAGAGAAGAATTGATGCTTTCCAAACCCCAGCCAGGAGAGGTAGTGGGTAGGGCATATAATGAGGGGGTCGATGTAACCACGGTGACCTTAGACAATGGAATGAAGGTTTATTTTAAGCCAACCGATTATAAAAATAATGAAATAATTTTTACAGCCAGCAGTAATGGGGGAACGTCTTTGTACCCCTTGGAAGATCATTATAGTGCCAACTATTCCGGGACTGCCATCAATGTTATGGGAATAGGTGATTTTACTCCGTCTCAACTTAAAAAGGTATTGGCAGGAAGAAACGTTCAGGTTACACCAAATATTAGTACGTATTCTGAGCGAATTTCCGGTGCCACCACCCCAGGTGACTTGGAAATGACCCTTCAGCTTATTCATTTATATTTTACATCTCCAAGGATGGATCGATCATTATGGAATGTTTTCATTGCCAACCAAAAAAATCAACTGGAAAGTGCCGGTGTTAATCCTGACTTTCAATTTAATAAACGGGTGAATGAAATAATTAGCAATGGAAACCCAAGAGGTCGGGGCATTTATACTGCAGAACAGTTGGATTCCATAAGTTTGGACAAAAGTTTAGAGATTTACAAAGACAGATTTGCCAATGCAGCAGACTTTAATGTTTTGTTTACAGGTAATATAAATATGGAAGAAGTCCTTCCTTTAATTACTCAATATTTAGGAAGTTTACCGGGTGACCCTTCAAAAAAAGAAAATTTTCTGGATTTAGGTTTGACTCCTCCGCATGACCGGAAGGAAACCATAAAAGTGGGGATGGACGATAAAAGTCAGGTGATTTTATACTTTAGTGGGGAAACCTCCTACGATTTGGCTAAATCCCAGCAACTTTCTTACCTGGGAGAAATCCTAACAATTAAACTAATTGAAACCTTAAGGGAAGAAATTGGAGGTGTCTATGGAGTAGGGGCTAGAGGAAGTTTGAGTAGGGTTCCTAAAGAGAGATTTAATTTTTCCGTTTCCTTTCCATGCGGTCCGGAGTCAGTAGAAAAGTTGACAGCAGCTGTTTGGGAGCAGATTCGTAAAATCCAAGAAGAGGGGCCAAATGAAGCTGATTTAGCAAAAGTCCGCGAAACCAAGAGGCTTGACTTGGAAGAAAATATGAAGAGAAATGGTTATTGGCATGGACAGTTGGTCGCAGCCATAACGAGTGGTTTACCTTTGGACACTGTTTTAGGAGCAGAAGGAAGAGTTCTTGGTGTTACAGCGTCGGAAATAAAAAAAGTAGCTAATGAATTTATTCAAAAGCCTCACCTCTTGGAAATTATCAGGTACCCGGCCAATTTTCAAGAGTAG
- a CDS encoding Gfo/Idh/MocA family protein, giving the protein MKNSRRTFVKKAIAGATFATVGGMLPAMSAKSYGKIIGANDRINAASMGVVSRGHAVGTNFASQKQCDVIYSCDVDIRAAEKFAGSINEIQGRSPKIEKDVRKVLEDKDVDALIVTAPDHWHAPAAILGLKAGKHVYVEKPCAHNPHEGELLMQAQKKYNKVVQVGNQRRSWPNVIKGIEELHNGVIGRPYMAKTWYANNRAPIGNGNQVPVPEWLDFELWQGPAPREAYRDNLIHYNWHWFWNWGTGEALNNGTHMVDLARWGLQVEYPNKVNSSGGRYRYDDDWQTPDTQIINMEFDNKSMITWEGRSCNGKQIEKGSVGTLFYGEDGSLLIEGGNSYKIFNLKNELVKEVTNDMVIDPTNRSNPAQALDALHIQNFFDGITNGIEVRSEIVGAHQSTLLLQLGNISQRIGRTLHVDSSNGKIKYDPKAMELWKREYEPGWEPTV; this is encoded by the coding sequence ATGAAAAATAGTAGAAGAACCTTTGTAAAGAAGGCAATCGCTGGCGCCACCTTCGCTACGGTAGGAGGAATGCTACCTGCGATGTCCGCAAAGAGTTATGGTAAGATTATTGGTGCAAATGATCGTATCAATGCAGCAAGTATGGGAGTTGTCAGCAGGGGACATGCTGTTGGAACAAACTTTGCCAGCCAAAAACAGTGTGATGTAATTTATAGCTGTGATGTTGATATAAGAGCTGCTGAAAAATTTGCAGGATCTATCAATGAGATTCAAGGAAGAAGTCCAAAAATTGAGAAAGACGTAAGAAAAGTTCTTGAAGACAAAGATGTTGATGCTTTGATCGTTACAGCTCCTGATCACTGGCATGCTCCAGCGGCAATTTTGGGCTTGAAAGCAGGAAAACATGTATATGTTGAAAAACCTTGTGCGCACAATCCACACGAAGGTGAATTGCTAATGCAGGCACAAAAAAAATACAATAAAGTAGTTCAGGTGGGTAACCAAAGACGTTCTTGGCCTAATGTAATTAAAGGTATTGAGGAACTTCACAACGGGGTTATCGGAAGACCTTATATGGCAAAAACTTGGTACGCAAACAACAGAGCGCCCATCGGTAACGGTAACCAAGTTCCTGTTCCGGAATGGTTGGACTTTGAATTATGGCAAGGCCCTGCCCCAAGAGAAGCTTACAGAGACAATTTAATTCATTACAATTGGCATTGGTTTTGGAATTGGGGAACAGGGGAAGCGCTAAACAATGGTACCCATATGGTGGATTTGGCCCGCTGGGGTTTACAGGTTGAGTACCCAAATAAAGTAAACTCTTCAGGTGGAAGATATAGGTATGATGACGATTGGCAAACACCGGATACGCAGATTATCAATATGGAGTTTGACAATAAATCCATGATCACTTGGGAAGGTAGGAGCTGTAATGGAAAGCAAATCGAAAAAGGTAGTGTAGGTACATTATTTTATGGTGAAGATGGTAGCCTTTTAATAGAAGGTGGAAATTCCTACAAGATTTTCAACCTTAAAAATGAATTGGTAAAAGAAGTGACAAACGACATGGTAATAGATCCAACCAATAGGTCTAACCCTGCACAAGCTTTGGATGCTTTGCATATCCAAAACTTCTTTGATGGTATCACCAATGGAATTGAGGTTAGATCTGAAATTGTAGGAGCTCACCAAAGTACACTATTGTTACAATTAGGAAATATCTCTCAAAGGATTGGAAGAACATTACACGTTGATTCTTCCAACGGTAAAATAAAATACGACCCTAAAGCAATGGAACTTTGGAAGAGAGAGTACGAACCGGGTTGGGAACCAACAGTTTAA
- a CDS encoding alkaline phosphatase encodes MQSIKRTVFIIQIGILSLLLISIPSYGQQTRIHSHNDYLHNAPFWEAYANGVSSIEADVILKGDTLYVAHEKESIKEGHTLTSLYLDPLLKAKSLGLGSQKPLQLLVDIKTEAYSTLDKVLEVIKPYELLWEDHEYPFVKIVISGNRPKVTDYNNYPFPVFFDYQSLNNLTALPLEKIELFSLSFKDFSPWNGKGRMVDQDIEKIKTVVDKVHSFDRPFRFWATPDSKTSWKALSELGIDFINTDKPYEANAYLTSLDERFYQTNHLSDIYKPTFEKDGIAGPVDNIILLIGDGNGLAQISAAMYGNGNDLTLTQLKNIGLLKTQSKDDFTTDSAAAGTALASGNKVKNRSVGALPDGSPAKNLPEVLDSHGFVTGIVTTDNLTGATPAAFYAHRTERDLTKEIASDLVKSPLNLFIGGGKDDFTKFEQDETINLKKAGFELSSSLEKLGKSKSEKVGFFASQNELPKVMNGREGYLSTATKAGLQFLASKNKPFFLMVEGAFIDSGGHINDSQTVIEEGIDFDQAIAEALKFADQNGKTLVIITADHETGGVTLPQGNIKEQKVELEFTTEDHTAIMVPIFAYGPMSNNFRGVYENSEVFQKIKEVLAQHLQ; translated from the coding sequence ATGCAATCGATTAAACGAACTGTTTTTATTATCCAAATTGGAATTTTGTCATTACTATTAATTTCCATTCCTAGTTATGGCCAGCAAACACGGATACATAGTCACAATGATTACCTTCACAATGCCCCATTTTGGGAGGCTTATGCCAATGGAGTTAGCTCAATTGAAGCGGATGTTATTTTAAAAGGTGACACCCTATATGTGGCACATGAAAAAGAAAGTATCAAAGAAGGACATACGCTTACCTCACTTTATTTAGATCCACTACTTAAAGCCAAAAGTCTGGGCTTGGGTTCACAGAAACCTTTACAATTATTGGTCGACATTAAAACAGAAGCTTACAGTACACTAGATAAGGTTTTGGAAGTCATTAAGCCTTATGAATTATTGTGGGAGGATCATGAATACCCTTTTGTGAAAATTGTAATATCAGGAAATAGACCAAAAGTTACAGACTATAATAACTATCCCTTCCCTGTCTTTTTCGATTACCAAAGCTTAAACAATTTAACTGCCCTGCCTTTGGAGAAAATTGAACTTTTCAGCTTAAGTTTCAAGGATTTTTCCCCGTGGAATGGAAAAGGAAGGATGGTTGACCAAGATATAGAAAAAATAAAGACTGTAGTAGATAAAGTGCATTCCTTTGACAGGCCTTTTAGATTCTGGGCCACTCCAGACAGCAAAACTTCTTGGAAGGCTCTTAGTGAATTGGGTATTGACTTTATCAACACTGATAAACCCTATGAAGCAAATGCCTATTTAACTAGTCTGGATGAGCGATTTTATCAAACCAACCATCTAAGCGATATATACAAGCCGACCTTTGAAAAAGACGGTATAGCTGGCCCGGTAGACAATATTATCCTGCTGATAGGCGATGGGAATGGGCTAGCCCAAATTTCTGCCGCCATGTACGGGAATGGTAATGACTTGACGTTGACACAACTTAAAAATATTGGTCTGCTCAAAACTCAATCCAAAGATGATTTCACCACAGACTCTGCTGCAGCCGGCACAGCCTTGGCTAGTGGGAATAAGGTAAAAAACAGAAGTGTTGGAGCCCTTCCGGACGGTAGCCCTGCCAAAAATCTTCCTGAAGTTTTGGATAGCCACGGTTTTGTAACAGGTATTGTGACAACAGACAATTTAACGGGAGCTACTCCTGCGGCATTTTACGCACACAGGACAGAAAGAGACTTAACCAAGGAGATAGCAAGTGACTTGGTCAAAAGCCCTTTGAATTTGTTCATTGGAGGAGGAAAAGATGACTTCACGAAATTCGAACAGGATGAAACAATAAATCTTAAAAAAGCCGGTTTTGAACTGAGCAGCTCCTTGGAGAAGTTGGGAAAAAGCAAATCAGAAAAAGTTGGCTTTTTTGCTTCTCAAAATGAGTTGCCTAAAGTAATGAATGGCAGAGAAGGTTACCTGAGTACTGCTACCAAAGCCGGCTTGCAATTTTTAGCCAGCAAAAACAAGCCTTTCTTCCTGATGGTGGAAGGTGCATTCATTGATTCAGGAGGACATATCAATGACAGTCAAACTGTAATAGAAGAAGGAATCGATTTTGATCAAGCCATCGCAGAAGCACTAAAATTTGCTGATCAGAATGGGAAAACTTTGGTAATTATTACTGCAGATCATGAGACGGGTGGTGTAACTCTTCCTCAAGGCAATATCAAAGAACAAAAGGTTGAGCTTGAGTTTACAACAGAGGACCATACTGCGATTATGGTACCTATTTTTGCATATGGACCAATGTCCAATAATTTCAGGGGCGTTTATGAAAACTCAGAGGTTTTCCAGAAAATCAAAGAGGTACTAGCGCAACATTTACAATAA